One window of the Mixophyes fleayi isolate aMixFle1 chromosome 6, aMixFle1.hap1, whole genome shotgun sequence genome contains the following:
- the LOC142159864 gene encoding uncharacterized protein LOC142159864 has translation MMTKNHQPLTLLDVRKDPTVHIKEESVLCEEGNLPETDIYTPTDHTQYTSTYVKEESVSCDDGPLPHTDNYILTDQTQYMFTHIKDESVSYEKRNLTDTDIYAPTNRTQCKSTDIRKELVSGEGENLPDNYTPTDHAQYLSTYIKEESVSHKGRLPYTVIYTPPDHLQFTSTMIKEESVSSEEENLSDTISVCIKEESVSSEEENLSDTISVRIKEESVSSEEENFPETDICAPTDHTRYTSTHIKEETVSFGEGHFTHSAIHGPTDHTHDTSSYIELESGFSTIGEKSFSKGHKMGNKNSHSEDKSWFCSECAKSFSSKSLLIIHERSHTVERPYSCSVCGKCFVSNPNLVRHQKSHTGERPFSCSECGKCFSRKSGLNLHQRSHTGEKPYSCSECGKCFNQKTHLTTHRRSHTGEKPYFCDACGKCFNSNSNFVKHQRSHTGEKPYSCSECEKCFKHKSALITHQRVHTGEKPYSCSECGKCFTTSSSLLVHQRIHTGEKPYSCSECGKCFIRKSNCVKHQRIHTVNPYCCSECGEGFRHKTSLYIHERSHSRETVFLL, from the exons ATGATGACGAAGAATCACCAGCCTCTCACATTATTGG ATGTACGTAAAGATCCAACTgttcatattaaggaggaatcagtcttgTGTGAGGAAGGAAATCTCCCAgaaactgacatttatacacccacagatcacacacaatatacatctacttatGTTAAGGAGGAATCGGTCTCATGTGATGATGGACCCCTCCCACACACTGACAATTATATACTTACAGATCAGACACAATATATGTTTACTCATATTAAGGATGAATCTGTCTCGTATGAAAAaagaaacctcacagacactgacatttatgcaCCTACAAATCGTACACAGTGTAAGTCTACTGATATTCGGAAGGAATTGGTGTCAGGTGAGGGAGAAAATCTCCCAGACAATTATACCCCTACAGATCATGCACAATATTTATCTActtatattaaggaggaatcagtctcacataaaggccgtcttccatacACTGTCATTTATACACCCCCAGATCATTTGCAATTTACATCTACTATGATTAAGGAGGAATCTGTCTCATCTGAAGAAGAAAATCTCTCGGACACTATATCTGTTTGTATTAAGGAGGAATCTGTCTCATCTGAAGAAGAAAATCTCTCGGACACTATATCTGTTCGAATTAAGGAGGAATCCGTCTCATCTGAAGAAGAAAATTTCCCAGAAACTGACATTTGTGCCCCCACAGATCATACACggtatacatctactcatattaaggaggaaacCGTCTCATTTGGAGAAGGACATTTCACACATAGTGCGATTCATGGACCTACAGATCATACACATGATACATCTAGTTATATTGAACTGGAATCAGGATTTTCTACCATTGGTGAGAAAAGTTTTAGTAAGGGGCACAAGATGGGGAATAAGAACAGTCACAGTGAAGACAAATCTTGGTTTTGCTCTGAATGTGCGAAAAGTTTTAGCTCTAAATCACTACTTATTATACATGAGAGAAGTCATACTGTAGAAAGACCATATTCATGTTCCgtctgtgggaaatgttttgtgaGTAACCcaaatcttgttagacatcagaaaaGTCATACAGGAGAGAGACCATTTTCTTGTtcagaatgtggaaaatgttttagtcGTAAATCAGGTCTTAACTtgcatcagagaagtcacactggagagaaaccatattcttgctctgaatgtggtaaatgttttaaccAAAAAACACATCTTACTACACATCGCAGAAGTcatacaggagaaaaaccatattttTGCGATGCGTGTGGTAAATGCTTTAATAGTAATTCTAActttgttaaacatcagagaagtcacacaggggAGAAGCCGTACTCTTGCTCAgaatgtgagaaatgttttaaacataaatcagCTCTTATTACGCACCAGAGAGTTCACactggagaaaaaccatattcttgctctgaatgtgggaaatgttttacaacaaGTTCGAGTCTTCTTGtccatcagagaattcacacaggagagaaaccatattcgtgctctgagtgtgggaaatgttttattagGAAATCAAACtgtgttaaacatcagagaattcacacagtgAACCCATAttgttgctctgaatgtggggAAGGATTTAGACATAAAACAAGTCTTTACATCCATGAAAGAAGTCACAGCAGAGAAACCGTATTCTTACTGTGA
- the LOC142159933 gene encoding uncharacterized protein LOC142159933, with translation MEEWEYLEGHRGLYKDVMMENHQPLTSLVTGGSSYRNTPERCPHPHYSQDHTKENHNIPEDYQGEDLIVIKVEDIKEEETYVRGDLQCKEEEIPTDISTDVHRGWIPLEGHPSLSSDCKLDDNNNTADSPRDITITPNIPRDLHSGDISYPSKYEDCFPDNSDIVKHSTVHIGDKIYACSECGKCFARKSGLVKHKIIHTGEKPFSCSQCGKCFTLKKYLVEHQIVHTNEKPFSCSKCGKCFKKKSILVKHERTHTGENPLKCSECGKCFLQKSDLVKHQRIHTGEKPFPCFECGKSFTQKPHLVKHQRIHTGEKPFKCSECGKGFTDKSILVNHWRIHTGGKPFSCSECGKYFTQKLALVHHRRIHRDEKPFSCSVCGKCFTQKTNLFKHERIHTGEKPFSCSECGKCFTQKSHLFNHQRIHLNFHR, from the exons atggaggagtgggagtatttagaaggacacaggggtctgtacaaggacgtgatgatggagaatcaccagcccctcacatcactgg tcacagGTGGATCCAGttacagaaataccccagagagatgtcctcaTCCTCATTATTCACAGGATCATACAAAGGAAAATCACAATATCCCAGAGGAttatcag GGTGAAGATCTGATTGTTATTAAAGTAGAAGATATAAAGGAAGAAGAGACGTACGTGAGGGGGGATCTTCAGTGTAAGGaagaggaaatccctacagatatcagcacag ATGTTCACAGAGGCTGGATTCCCTTGGAAGGACATCCTAGTTTATCTTCAGATTGTAAACTAGATGATAACAACAATACAGCAGATTCTCCAAGGGATATTACAATTACCCCAAATATACCTCGAGATCTTCACAGTGGTGACATATCTTATCCCTCTAAATATGAGGACTGTTTTCCTGATAACTCAGATATTGTTAAACATAGCACAGTTCACATAGGTGATAAAATATatgcatgttctgaatgtgggaaatgttttgcacgtaAGTCAGGACTTGTAAAACATAAGataattcacacaggagagaagccattttcatgttctcagtgcggaaaatgttttacattgaaaaaatatcttgttgaacatcaaatAGTTCACACTAAtgaaaagccattttcatgttctaagtgtgggaaatgttttaaaaagaaatCAATTCTTGTTAAGCatgagagaactcacacaggtgaaaaccCACTTAAATgttcagaatgtgggaaatgttttttacagaaatctgatcttgttaaacatcagaggattcacactggtGAGAAGCCGTTTCCATGTTTTGAATGtgggaaatcttttacacagaaaccacatcttgttaaacatcaaagaattcacacaggtgaaaagccatttaaatgttctgaatgtgggaagggTTTTACAGATAAATCAATTCTTGTTAATCATTGGAGAATACACACAGGtgggaagccattttcatgttctgaatgtgggaaatattttactCAGAAATTAGCTCTTGTTCATCATCGGAGAATTCATAGGGATGAAAAACCATTTTCGTGTTCAGTatgcgggaaatgttttactcagaaaacaaatctttttaaacatgagagaattcacacaggtgagaagccattttcgtgttccgagtgtgggaaatgttttactcagAAATCGCATCTTTTTAATCACCAGAGAATTCACTTAAATTTTCACAGGTGA